A genomic region of Sulfuricurvum sp. IAE1 contains the following coding sequences:
- a CDS encoding aminotransferase class I/II-fold pyridoxal phosphate-dependent enzyme produces MTTYAHGGDVNNFAAHCGCEVHEVLDLSSNINFITPAVDFSSVTLNAYPSYGKLTEALARHYGVNSDEMELFNGGSSAIFSLMRFFDPPTCTIYSPAYLEYKKAALLHGKNVRLINRFESMDAEVEEHSLVVFVNPSTPDGRYYGIDTLMERWMARDCTILIDESFLEFCGGESATRYLRSYDKLYILKSQTKFYGCAGVRVGIVLSNASNIASLKEKEPLWKISQLDSHFLITALADEPFRKRSHALNAEAKTYLKTILDNSPLFAEVFESDANFFLVRLAHINAKAFQEKLVPYRIMVRDCSNFDFLDERFVRIAVKDLEAMKRFKGVLCSLK; encoded by the coding sequence CTGTGAGGTTCACGAGGTACTGGACCTCTCCTCTAACATCAACTTCATCACTCCTGCGGTCGATTTCAGCTCCGTCACCCTCAATGCCTACCCGAGCTACGGGAAGCTAACGGAGGCGTTAGCCCGCCATTACGGTGTGAACAGTGATGAGATGGAACTCTTCAACGGAGGAAGCTCGGCGATTTTCTCCCTGATGCGGTTTTTCGACCCTCCGACCTGTACGATCTACTCCCCCGCCTATCTGGAATACAAAAAAGCCGCCCTCCTGCACGGGAAAAACGTCCGCCTCATCAACCGTTTCGAATCGATGGATGCCGAAGTCGAGGAGCACTCCCTCGTCGTCTTCGTCAACCCCTCCACCCCTGACGGACGCTATTACGGGATCGACACCCTGATGGAACGGTGGATGGCCAGAGACTGCACGATCCTCATCGACGAATCGTTTCTGGAATTTTGCGGCGGCGAATCGGCAACCCGCTATCTCCGAAGCTACGACAAACTCTATATTTTAAAATCGCAGACGAAGTTTTACGGATGCGCAGGGGTGCGGGTCGGGATCGTCCTCTCCAACGCTTCCAACATCGCCTCTCTAAAAGAAAAAGAGCCGCTGTGGAAGATTTCACAGCTCGACAGCCATTTTCTCATCACGGCACTCGCCGACGAGCCGTTTCGCAAGCGTTCCCATGCCCTCAATGCCGAAGCGAAAACGTATCTGAAAACCATCCTCGACAATTCTCCCCTCTTTGCGGAAGTGTTTGAGAGTGATGCGAACTTTTTTCTCGTCCGACTTGCTCACATAAATGCGAAAGCGTTTCAGGAAAAACTTGTTCCATACCGCATCATGGTGCGCGACTGTTCCAATTTTGACTTTTTGGATGAGAGGTTTGTGCGGATCGCGGTGAAAGATTTGGAGGCGATGAAGCGGTTTAAGGGGGTATTGTGTTCGCTGAAATAG
- a CDS encoding HAMP domain-containing sensor histidine kinase has product MLLKTFKGRILAVSLGMTVLAVAIFGYGLASIYYQHMHKCLSRSLTFLGNMIVHEYDVSRWDDQTQRLVWHDEQLRSVMKGGLIDRMRIEVVETLPSLSDERLFYAVALKDGRHFLISSSTAKIDDELFRMIGSRWIFFLFGFVFTSGVIYLLIRHLFAPFNALVNHCLTCDDPDSKPDEVSGGREIIALRDAIATLQQRISGLQKAQHESMKALTHELKTPLAQLRLRIDLADQKGEWKSDAIAEAREEIDTIAAKITTILHTTEHVGKTEKIRLKKAINEWVEELRGLWEHRGLRFNLDIPDAAVAELPRIPFERVCRILIENALNHACEGSDVFIRCRGGIIEISNPPCEHSATLIHSSGVGLSIARTLCDYYGWMLRDEQDATSYRVVFSAA; this is encoded by the coding sequence ATGCTCTTAAAAACTTTTAAAGGACGGATCCTCGCGGTATCGCTGGGGATGACGGTTCTGGCCGTGGCGATCTTCGGATACGGCCTGGCGAGCATCTATTATCAGCACATGCATAAATGTCTTTCGCGGAGCCTGACGTTTCTTGGGAACATGATCGTGCACGAATATGACGTGTCGCGGTGGGACGACCAGACGCAACGACTGGTATGGCACGACGAACAGCTTAGAAGCGTGATGAAGGGAGGGCTCATCGACCGGATGCGCATCGAGGTGGTCGAAACGCTCCCCTCCCTAAGCGACGAGCGGCTGTTTTATGCCGTCGCACTCAAAGACGGACGCCATTTTCTTATCAGCTCTTCGACGGCGAAGATCGACGACGAGCTGTTTCGGATGATCGGCAGCCGATGGATCTTTTTTCTGTTCGGTTTCGTGTTCACGAGCGGGGTGATCTATCTGCTCATACGCCATCTTTTCGCCCCGTTCAATGCCCTTGTCAACCATTGTCTCACCTGTGACGATCCCGATAGCAAACCCGATGAGGTGAGCGGCGGTAGGGAGATCATCGCCCTGCGCGATGCGATTGCAACGCTGCAGCAGCGGATCAGCGGCCTCCAAAAGGCCCAGCACGAATCGATGAAGGCCCTGACGCACGAGTTGAAGACGCCTTTGGCGCAACTGCGCCTGCGCATCGATCTTGCCGATCAGAAAGGGGAATGGAAAAGCGATGCGATCGCCGAAGCGCGCGAAGAGATCGATACGATCGCCGCGAAGATCACCACGATTTTACATACGACCGAGCATGTCGGCAAGACGGAGAAGATACGGCTCAAAAAAGCGATAAACGAATGGGTCGAGGAATTACGCGGACTGTGGGAACATCGGGGATTGCGTTTTAACCTTGATATTCCCGATGCCGCGGTAGCGGAGCTGCCTCGGATCCCTTTTGAACGGGTGTGTCGGATTCTCATCGAAAACGCGCTCAATCACGCCTGCGAAGGGAGCGATGTCTTTATCCGGTGCCGCGGAGGGATCATCGAGATATCCAATCCTCCGTGCGAACATTCCGCCACCCTCATCCATTCCAGCGGGGTAGGGCTCTCGATCGCCAGAACGCTCTGCGATTATTACGGGTGGATGCTGCGCGACGAACAGGATGCGACGAGTTACCGCGTGGTTTTTTCGGCGGCCTAG
- a CDS encoding OprD family outer membrane porin, translated as MKRNAILSLSAILATQLMGADDLNEMIKEGKFGGYVRIHHIEPAFSDTVAATGSAIGGKLKYQTGALQGLRFGAAMYTTHDTGLTKWDYKTRDGYSQVAQGLLGDSMDSYSTLGEAYASYRLSNTDITYGRQEFKTPMTDNAVTIIPQLFEGTVATIKEIPDFTVTAAHITKMQFGTRAATDAGLIGDAAYQITSGAGYGLVSPAVNGTTGVITPGSGKSSFQDMSDATLGANKLDTSGVTALGIEYAKGNLKARVWDYYAHEMYNTIYADAEYKINAGPAKVTLGAQILKQDDVGNFATSTGGNELKKLRSVNTLTASSIYKTKISADGQIDATLWGVQAKADIGDFSFSAAYNRNEDGHVMNAWQGDPAYTSMIFARNEYRADTDAYKLGAEYSFASLGVPGLKFIVNHARYDTDVQTWTGTTGSTGGTISTVRNETTEVQDYILHYAVPSVKGLWFRLFHEQRDNGTRNYEHAHTRLIANLSF; from the coding sequence ATGAAACGCAATGCAATCCTGTCCCTATCTGCGATCCTCGCCACCCAGCTCATGGGGGCGGACGATCTCAATGAAATGATAAAAGAGGGGAAATTCGGCGGTTATGTCCGGATTCACCATATCGAACCGGCTTTTTCCGATACGGTAGCCGCAACCGGCAGCGCCATCGGAGGCAAACTCAAATACCAGACGGGAGCGCTGCAAGGTCTCCGCTTCGGCGCGGCGATGTACACGACCCACGACACAGGGCTCACCAAGTGGGATTACAAAACCCGCGACGGCTACAGCCAGGTGGCACAGGGGCTTCTGGGCGACTCGATGGACAGCTATTCGACGCTCGGCGAAGCCTATGCAAGCTACCGCCTCTCCAATACCGACATCACGTACGGCCGGCAGGAGTTTAAAACACCGATGACCGACAATGCCGTCACCATCATCCCCCAACTCTTCGAGGGGACCGTCGCGACGATCAAGGAAATCCCCGATTTCACGGTAACCGCGGCCCACATCACCAAAATGCAGTTCGGTACGCGCGCCGCGACCGATGCGGGACTCATCGGCGATGCCGCCTATCAAATCACCTCCGGTGCGGGATACGGTCTTGTGAGCCCGGCGGTCAACGGCACGACCGGCGTGATTACTCCGGGTTCGGGGAAATCATCGTTCCAGGATATGTCGGATGCGACCCTGGGGGCGAATAAACTCGATACATCCGGGGTCACCGCACTGGGGATCGAGTACGCCAAAGGAAACCTCAAAGCCCGGGTATGGGATTACTACGCACACGAAATGTACAACACGATTTATGCCGATGCCGAATACAAAATCAACGCGGGTCCGGCCAAAGTGACCCTCGGAGCCCAAATCCTTAAACAAGACGATGTCGGGAACTTCGCCACCTCTACCGGAGGAAACGAGCTCAAAAAACTCCGCAGCGTCAACACGTTGACGGCCTCGTCCATTTACAAAACGAAAATCAGCGCGGACGGCCAGATCGACGCCACCTTGTGGGGGGTCCAGGCAAAAGCCGACATCGGGGACTTCAGTTTCTCCGCCGCTTACAACCGCAATGAGGATGGCCACGTCATGAACGCCTGGCAGGGCGATCCCGCGTACACCAGCATGATTTTCGCCCGTAACGAATACCGTGCCGATACCGACGCCTACAAACTCGGGGCCGAATACAGTTTCGCATCGCTCGGCGTTCCGGGGCTCAAGTTCATCGTCAACCATGCCCGGTACGATACCGACGTACAAACGTGGACCGGAACCACCGGCAGTACCGGGGGAACCATCAGCACCGTCCGGAATGAAACGACCGAAGTTCAAGATTACATCCTCCACTACGCCGTCCCATCGGTCAAAGGGTTGTGGTTCCGCCTGTTTCACGAACAGCGTGACAACGGCACCCGCAATTACGAGCATGCGCACACGCGTCTGATCGCCAACCTGAGTTTTTAA
- a CDS encoding adenosylcobinamide-GDP ribazoletransferase gives MNNFYLGIKFALSYFTLLPVRFRESDDLSSPAVLRTMLFALPAIGLLLAGMSIALFLALEPLGWVGALIAAGAYMILYGFLHTEAVIDVADAIHAAHGGKDPYEVIKEPTVGAMGVLYGTMSVLIKTALLASLLMHQHFAAFAAVAMIGRLGLLAVLSFFAFRSTFVSQLRASFGKTALLGAGAVYSLIGFWLLSWPFAVALGSGVALALLIALLLRRALGFLNGDALGASLEGVEILLILGFLWP, from the coding sequence GTGAATAACTTCTACCTGGGCATCAAATTCGCCCTGAGCTATTTCACCCTGCTGCCCGTCCGTTTCCGCGAAAGCGACGACCTTTCCTCTCCCGCCGTCCTTCGGACGATGCTTTTCGCCCTTCCCGCCATCGGGCTGCTCCTTGCGGGAATGTCGATAGCCCTTTTCCTCGCCCTCGAACCGCTGGGGTGGGTCGGGGCGCTGATCGCCGCGGGCGCCTACATGATCCTCTACGGTTTTTTGCACACCGAAGCGGTCATCGACGTCGCCGACGCGATCCACGCCGCCCACGGCGGCAAAGACCCCTATGAGGTGATCAAAGAGCCGACCGTGGGAGCGATGGGGGTTTTGTACGGGACGATGAGCGTACTGATCAAAACTGCGCTGCTCGCCTCGCTGCTCATGCATCAGCACTTCGCCGCCTTTGCCGCCGTCGCGATGATCGGCCGCCTGGGGCTGCTGGCGGTTCTCTCGTTTTTTGCGTTCCGCTCGACGTTTGTGTCGCAGCTGCGCGCCTCTTTCGGAAAAACGGCCCTGCTGGGGGCGGGGGCGGTCTATTCGCTGATCGGGTTTTGGCTCCTTTCTTGGCCGTTCGCCGTCGCTTTGGGATCGGGGGTCGCGCTGGCGCTGCTGATCGCGCTGCTTCTGCGCCGCGCACTCGGATTTCTCAACGGGGACGCGCTGGGCGCGTCGCTGGAGGGAGTCGAAATCCTCCTGATACTCGGGTTCCTATGGCCCTGA
- a CDS encoding response regulator transcription factor, which translates to MRVLIIEDDMKMRGMLKDALETVYRIDTAQTIGEALEWIESCSYGAVLLDRNLCGEDNGMEIIPKLKKRHPSCAVMIASAYGGVEERIAGLSAGADDYLEKPYDLRELRMRLDGLIRRFAPETITSGGVCLDLVNQTITAEEKTITLSKKENDVLFFLASRPDKVFSRDDIANAVYSDPASMTSNTIDVVISHIRKKLPVDVIETVKGRGYALKNF; encoded by the coding sequence ATGCGAGTACTTATAATAGAAGATGATATGAAAATGAGGGGCATGCTCAAAGATGCCCTGGAAACGGTTTACCGTATCGATACGGCCCAAACGATCGGCGAGGCGTTGGAATGGATCGAAAGCTGTTCGTACGGCGCCGTACTTTTGGATCGTAACCTGTGCGGCGAGGACAACGGGATGGAGATCATCCCCAAACTCAAAAAGCGCCATCCCTCCTGCGCCGTCATGATCGCGAGCGCCTACGGAGGGGTCGAGGAGAGGATCGCGGGGCTCAGTGCCGGGGCGGACGATTATTTGGAGAAGCCGTACGATCTTCGGGAACTACGAATGCGTCTGGACGGACTCATCCGGCGGTTCGCCCCCGAAACGATCACCTCGGGGGGGGTCTGTCTGGATCTGGTTAATCAAACGATCACGGCCGAGGAGAAAACGATAACTCTCTCCAAAAAAGAGAACGACGTCCTTTTCTTCCTGGCGTCAAGGCCGGACAAGGTTTTCAGCCGGGACGATATCGCCAACGCCGTTTATTCCGATCCCGCTTCGATGACCTCCAACACGATCGACGTCGTCATCAGCCATATACGGAAAAAACTGCCGGTCGATGTGATCGAAACGGTCAAAGGACGCGGCTATGCTCTTAAAAACTTTTAA
- a CDS encoding histidine phosphatase family protein — MALILLRHAPPPREYHRCYLGHTDIGIDRSLFDETKIAPLLDERFDRIISSDLLRCTQTLDAIGLYGYTADPRLREVRFRTSFEGKTFEQIEQTKGYDPAVLDSQERWHDFVCDESREEFRNRIASFLSELDPALNVLVCTHGGTIKTVLSLLDQPEPHRAPDYLDYVRVPLFGYN; from the coding sequence ATGGCCCTGATTCTCCTGCGCCATGCGCCGCCGCCGCGTGAGTATCATCGGTGCTATCTGGGACATACCGATATCGGAATCGACAGGAGCCTCTTCGACGAAACGAAAATCGCACCGTTGCTGGATGAGCGGTTTGACCGGATTATCTCCTCCGATCTATTGCGGTGTACTCAGACACTCGACGCCATCGGGCTGTATGGTTACACCGCCGATCCGAGGCTGCGTGAAGTACGCTTCAGAACCTCTTTCGAAGGCAAAACATTTGAGCAGATCGAGCAAACAAAAGGTTACGATCCTGCCGTACTCGATTCCCAGGAGAGATGGCACGACTTCGTCTGCGACGAATCCCGCGAGGAGTTTCGCAACCGTATCGCATCGTTTCTGTCCGAACTTGATCCCGCATTGAATGTTCTGGTCTGCACGCACGGAGGAACGATCAAAACCGTCCTCTCCCTGCTCGATCAGCCCGAACCGCATCGTGCTCCGGACTATCTGGACTATGTGCGCGTCCCCCTTTTTGGGTACAATTAA
- the cbiB gene encoding adenosylcobinamide-phosphate synthase CbiB, whose translation MFAEIALIAYLTDRIFGEFRFIRHPVVLMGNFITAFEKRFYRDSILCGFWLVFWLLACVFALVYPISLIDNPWVLGIIASTGIAGKMLYTSVNNVLSDPSSIRYLVSRDTENLSESEINKAAIETYAENLSDGVIAPLFYLLVFGLAGLFLYKAVNTLDSMVGYRNEKYEKFGKVSARLDDVLNYLPSRITAIFILILFGNLNALKKTWHYGAMHESPNAGYPISAMAVSLGVSLGGPTSYFGRVKNKPCFGEGKGEISAEDVRGALALQWKLDTLVILLLGAGALA comes from the coding sequence GTGTTCGCTGAAATAGCCCTCATCGCCTACCTTACCGACCGCATATTCGGCGAGTTTCGTTTTATTCGCCATCCCGTCGTTCTGATGGGCAATTTTATCACCGCTTTTGAAAAACGGTTTTACCGCGACAGCATCCTGTGCGGATTCTGGCTCGTTTTTTGGCTGTTAGCGTGCGTGTTTGCCCTCGTTTACCCGATCTCACTGATCGATAATCCGTGGGTACTGGGGATCATCGCCTCGACAGGGATCGCGGGGAAGATGCTCTACACGAGCGTGAACAACGTGCTGAGCGATCCTTCGAGCATCCGTTATCTCGTCAGCCGAGACACCGAAAACCTCTCTGAGAGCGAGATCAACAAGGCCGCGATCGAGACCTATGCCGAAAACCTGAGCGACGGGGTGATCGCTCCACTGTTTTATCTGTTAGTGTTCGGTTTGGCCGGGCTGTTTCTCTATAAGGCGGTCAATACCCTCGATTCGATGGTGGGGTATCGGAACGAAAAATACGAGAAGTTCGGCAAAGTGAGCGCACGGCTGGATGATGTGCTCAACTATCTCCCTTCCCGTATCACGGCAATTTTTATTCTGATTCTCTTCGGCAACCTCAACGCCCTCAAAAAGACATGGCATTACGGCGCGATGCACGAAAGTCCCAACGCGGGATACCCGATCTCGGCGATGGCGGTGTCGCTGGGGGTATCGCTCGGAGGGCCGACATCGTATTTTGGCAGGGTTAAAAACAAGCCCTGTTTCGGCGAGGGGAAAGGGGAGATTTCGGCGGAGGATGTGCGGGGTGCATTGGCCCTTCAGTGGAAACTCGATACCCTTGTGATACTACTTTTGGGAGCGGGGGCGCTGGCATGA
- a CDS encoding autotransporter assembly complex family protein produces MRIVWLLAASALLLFSAPLRIVFSGNQSIDESRLYEVLGLRKPYAVEVWENPPTLDEVAVAQSVSALGSFYRSKGFYHARVTSEVKEGIVTFIIAENTPVIVKSVQLNSPIDVETLVTIRPEDRFDQEKFSETKSAIKKRYGERGYCNASFNAKAWVDIETDEAHLLFEASPGEACTFGKITASSTPNIDGKLTASMLRFEEGDPYSVEAIKKSYEALYAQEAVARVMINDNERNGSVVPITLTVEEVERPIRFTAGLGYSSDQGLSAQMGIKHRNFFGDLKTLSLDARYTDLMQELTGTLTVPLQNRGVLGAEIGYKDETFDGYKTESTYEKVTAKYQDTPASVMAGLLFDRVQTYDSTDPVNFPDSILYIASPLGEINLDTRDNILEPTKGFWLNAKGTGSLRSPVFSDATYFKSLLSGAYILSAGEHVAGAKVKWGTLRVYDGDVPASYRFYAGGMNSNRAYTYRELGPKNSAGDPLGFPSLLEGSLEYRFPIYGEFRGVLFSDLTFIGDDYIPDYDVAYWGIGWGLRYVTPIGPIAFDVGFDPDDPAQYAIHFRIGELF; encoded by the coding sequence GTGCGCATCGTCTGGCTGCTCGCCGCATCGGCGCTTCTCCTTTTTTCGGCTCCCCTGCGGATCGTTTTCAGCGGAAACCAATCGATCGACGAATCGCGTCTTTACGAAGTGCTGGGGCTGCGCAAACCCTATGCGGTCGAAGTGTGGGAAAATCCCCCCACCCTCGACGAAGTCGCCGTAGCCCAAAGTGTTTCGGCCCTGGGAAGTTTTTACCGTTCAAAAGGTTTTTACCACGCCCGCGTCACCTCCGAGGTAAAAGAGGGGATCGTCACCTTCATCATCGCCGAAAACACCCCCGTCATCGTCAAAAGCGTCCAGCTCAACAGCCCCATCGACGTCGAAACGCTGGTGACGATCCGCCCCGAAGATCGGTTCGACCAGGAGAAATTTTCCGAAACAAAATCGGCGATCAAAAAACGTTACGGGGAGCGGGGATACTGCAACGCGAGCTTCAATGCCAAGGCATGGGTCGATATCGAGACCGACGAAGCACACCTCCTCTTCGAAGCCTCACCCGGCGAAGCGTGTACCTTCGGCAAAATCACCGCCTCTTCGACCCCCAATATCGACGGTAAACTCACCGCCTCGATGCTCCGCTTCGAAGAAGGGGACCCGTACAGCGTCGAAGCGATCAAAAAAAGTTACGAAGCGCTCTACGCGCAAGAAGCGGTCGCGCGGGTCATGATCAACGACAACGAGCGTAACGGCAGCGTCGTCCCGATCACCCTTACCGTCGAAGAGGTCGAACGCCCGATCCGTTTTACCGCCGGTCTTGGGTACAGCAGCGACCAGGGGTTGAGTGCGCAGATGGGGATCAAGCACCGCAATTTCTTCGGCGACCTAAAAACCCTCTCTCTCGACGCCCGCTACACCGACCTGATGCAGGAGCTGACCGGGACCCTCACCGTCCCGCTCCAGAACCGGGGGGTACTCGGAGCCGAAATCGGGTACAAAGACGAGACGTTCGACGGGTATAAAACCGAAAGCACCTACGAAAAAGTAACCGCCAAATACCAAGATACCCCCGCATCGGTCATGGCGGGGCTCCTGTTTGACCGGGTACAGACGTACGATTCGACCGACCCCGTCAACTTTCCCGACAGTATCCTCTACATCGCTTCCCCGCTCGGAGAGATCAACCTCGATACCCGCGACAACATCCTCGAACCGACCAAAGGGTTCTGGCTCAACGCCAAAGGGACCGGGTCGCTCCGCTCCCCCGTATTTTCGGATGCCACCTATTTCAAAAGCCTCCTCTCGGGAGCCTACATCCTCAGCGCGGGGGAACACGTCGCGGGGGCGAAGGTAAAATGGGGGACACTGCGCGTCTACGACGGCGACGTCCCCGCATCGTACCGTTTCTATGCGGGGGGGATGAACTCCAACCGCGCCTACACCTACCGTGAGCTCGGACCCAAAAACAGTGCCGGCGACCCGCTGGGGTTTCCTTCGCTGCTGGAGGGGAGCCTGGAGTACCGCTTCCCCATCTACGGCGAATTCCGGGGGGTCTTGTTCAGCGATCTCACGTTTATCGGGGACGATTATATCCCCGATTACGACGTCGCCTACTGGGGAATAGGGTGGGGGCTTCGCTACGTCACCCCCATCGGCCCGATCGCGTTCGACGTCGGGTTTGACCCCGACGATCCCGCCCAGTACGCAATCCACTTCCGGATCGGGGAGCTTTTCTAG
- a CDS encoding cobyric acid synthase, with product MKSISIFGTSSDAGKSTLTFVIGRLLQERGITVAPFKAQNVSNNSRVCDDGSEIAIAQYFQAEVLGVPTSYHLNPVLLKSGHGNSASLIVKGKAVMDKDVRDYYRDLDQLKPAVNECFEYLSERYECVVCEGAGSPVELNLMDKDLSNIYIAEKYDTKIILVADIEKGGVFASIWGVYNLLPEPLKQNVIGVIVNKFRGDRTLFDEGVRIIEERFGIPVLGVLPYLPLNLGFEDSQSLKNFVQNKPHPAKKIGIISYPTMSNYNDFEPLIADESIFVEFITSNVALESFDLVILPGSKRVIEDLRWLKQTGLFDALKERKKEILGICGGYQMMFEAIIDDACVETVEPVSEEGLGFVDDVIVFQREKVLKKGEYSLFDTTVRGFEIHHGVSGKYPLWYESGHIKGTFVHGLFENEQFETYKKTTLDSFIATMRGEIDMERILQHVL from the coding sequence ATGAAATCGATCTCCATTTTCGGAACCTCGTCCGACGCGGGGAAATCGACCCTGACGTTTGTGATCGGACGGCTCTTGCAGGAGCGGGGGATCACCGTCGCCCCGTTCAAAGCCCAAAACGTCTCCAACAACTCCCGCGTCTGCGACGACGGGTCTGAAATCGCGATCGCCCAGTATTTTCAGGCGGAGGTACTGGGGGTTCCGACGAGCTACCATCTCAATCCCGTATTGCTCAAATCGGGGCACGGCAACAGCGCTTCCTTGATCGTCAAAGGCAAGGCGGTGATGGACAAGGATGTCCGCGACTACTACCGAGACCTCGATCAGTTAAAGCCCGCCGTAAACGAGTGCTTCGAGTATCTGAGCGAGCGGTACGAGTGCGTCGTGTGCGAAGGGGCGGGGAGTCCGGTAGAGCTGAATCTGATGGACAAAGACCTCTCCAATATTTACATCGCCGAAAAATACGATACGAAGATCATCCTCGTCGCCGACATCGAAAAGGGGGGCGTGTTCGCCTCGATCTGGGGGGTCTACAATCTCCTCCCCGAACCGCTCAAACAGAATGTTATCGGTGTTATCGTCAACAAATTTCGAGGCGACAGAACCCTGTTTGACGAGGGGGTGCGGATCATCGAAGAGCGTTTCGGCATCCCGGTGCTGGGCGTCCTCCCCTATCTCCCCCTCAACCTCGGGTTCGAAGACTCCCAGAGCCTGAAAAATTTCGTCCAGAACAAACCCCATCCGGCGAAAAAAATCGGGATCATTTCCTACCCGACGATGAGCAACTACAACGATTTCGAACCCCTCATCGCCGATGAGAGCATCTTCGTCGAGTTCATCACCTCCAACGTAGCGCTGGAGAGTTTCGACCTCGTTATCCTCCCCGGCAGCAAGCGGGTCATAGAGGATCTGCGGTGGCTCAAACAAACAGGGTTGTTCGATGCTCTCAAAGAACGGAAAAAAGAGATTCTGGGCATCTGCGGCGGGTATCAGATGATGTTTGAAGCGATTATCGATGATGCGTGTGTCGAGACGGTGGAACCGGTGAGCGAAGAGGGGCTTGGATTTGTCGATGACGTCATCGTGTTTCAGAGAGAAAAAGTGCTCAAAAAAGGGGAATATTCTCTCTTCGATACAACGGTGCGGGGGTTTGAAATCCATCACGGGGTGAGTGGGAAATATCCGCTGTGGTATGAGAGTGGTCATATAAAAGGGACATTTGTTCACGGACTTTTCGAGAATGAACAATTTGAAACCTACAAAAAAACGACTCTCGATAGTTTTATCGCAACGATGAGAGGGGAGATCGATATGGAGAGGATACTGCAACATGTCCTATAA